One segment of Methylocella silvestris BL2 DNA contains the following:
- a CDS encoding BatD family protein, translating into MIDAQIFRRRRLAAAVAAMFCTLIVTIPYAKAEPLNRTEAVIDGPKEAPYVGEMLLLRLRSFIGAPVAAHEISQPDLINFDWQQFGRDSPVSTTINGVTVAGIERVIAIYPRSAGRLTIEPFTRKVELIAPDNSRTETAFTSAPVTLDVRAHDGLGKPGDWWLPAKSVTIADHWDPRPDRLGLNETSRRTITIEALGLTADRLPPPPNMRAPGVIVFAAPAERATITTDAGPVARAVYRYDVRPISSDPAKMPAVHIPWFDVGERKMRDAAIPAQTVAFIDPTAPMRAAAPEKGSMLSSWPIAVGAASFVWTAALAFFILTSPSWREFLSSRFGPAGRLMRDMRRAARAGDFSAFRAATLALARLDGARWRRAASAPEIADAIAAIDARLFGRESVAAAPDLSRLAKQIGVAWRQAAIPTPRQTALAPLDG; encoded by the coding sequence ATGATTGACGCGCAGATTTTTCGCCGGCGCAGGCTTGCAGCGGCGGTCGCAGCGATGTTCTGCACGCTGATTGTCACTATTCCCTACGCCAAAGCCGAACCGCTCAATCGGACCGAGGCCGTCATCGACGGGCCGAAGGAGGCGCCCTATGTCGGCGAAATGCTGCTGCTGCGTCTGCGCTCCTTTATCGGCGCGCCCGTCGCCGCCCATGAAATCTCGCAGCCGGACCTCATCAATTTCGACTGGCAACAGTTTGGCCGCGATTCGCCGGTCTCGACGACGATCAATGGCGTGACTGTGGCCGGCATTGAGCGGGTGATCGCGATCTATCCGCGCAGCGCCGGGCGGCTCACGATCGAGCCCTTCACGCGCAAGGTCGAACTCATCGCCCCGGACAACAGCCGCACCGAGACCGCCTTTACGTCCGCCCCGGTGACGCTCGACGTGCGCGCGCATGACGGCCTCGGCAAGCCGGGCGACTGGTGGTTGCCGGCGAAATCCGTCACCATCGCCGATCATTGGGATCCGCGCCCCGACCGGCTCGGCCTCAATGAGACGTCGCGGCGCACGATCACGATCGAGGCCTTAGGCCTGACCGCCGACCGCCTGCCGCCGCCGCCGAACATGCGCGCGCCGGGCGTGATCGTTTTCGCCGCTCCCGCCGAGCGCGCGACGATCACGACCGACGCCGGCCCCGTCGCGCGGGCGGTCTATCGCTACGACGTCCGTCCGATCTCAAGCGATCCCGCAAAAATGCCGGCCGTTCATATCCCCTGGTTCGATGTCGGCGAACGCAAGATGCGCGACGCCGCGATCCCGGCGCAGACCGTCGCCTTCATCGATCCGACCGCGCCGATGCGGGCCGCGGCGCCGGAAAAGGGCTCGATGTTGTCGTCCTGGCCGATCGCCGTGGGCGCGGCGAGCTTTGTCTGGACGGCCGCCCTCGCCTTTTTCATCCTCACGTCTCCCTCCTGGCGCGAATTTCTGTCGTCGCGATTTGGGCCGGCAGGGCGGCTGATGCGCGACATGCGCCGCGCCGCGCGCGCCGGCGATTTTTCGGCGTTCCGCGCGGCCACTCTGGCTTTGGCGCGCCTCGACGGCGCGCGCTGGCGCCGCGCCGCGTCCGCGCCGGAGATCGCGGACGCGATTGCGGCGATCGACGCGCGCCTTTTCGGGCGGGAAAGCGTTGCGGCCGCGCCGGATTTGTCGCGCCTCGCAAAGCAGATCGGCGTCGCCTGGCGGCAGGCGGCGATCCCGACGCCGCGCCAAACTGCGCTCGCGCCGTTGGACGGTTAG
- a CDS encoding winged helix-turn-helix transcriptional regulator — MRRKSFEAMECPIARSLERVGEWWSMLILRDAINGVTRFDAFEASLKIAPNMLTRRLRTLVEDGLLERRLYKERPKRYEYVLTDRGRDFFPVILALLDYGNRHFAPEGEALQIVDLDTGRALDPVLVDRATGEPLAGKRLKLAPGPAASAAMCERYAEKHEASAPAPRRVKR, encoded by the coding sequence ATGCGTCGCAAGAGCTTCGAAGCCATGGAATGCCCGATCGCGCGCAGTCTCGAAAGAGTCGGCGAATGGTGGAGCATGCTGATTCTGCGCGACGCCATCAACGGCGTCACGCGCTTCGACGCCTTCGAGGCGAGCCTCAAGATCGCCCCCAACATGTTGACTCGGCGGCTGCGCACGCTGGTCGAGGATGGGCTGCTCGAACGCCGGCTCTATAAGGAGCGGCCGAAGCGCTATGAATATGTGCTGACCGATCGCGGCCGCGATTTTTTCCCCGTGATTCTCGCTTTGCTGGATTATGGCAATCGCCATTTCGCGCCGGAGGGCGAGGCGCTGCAGATCGTCGATCTCGACACCGGCCGCGCGCTCGATCCCGTTCTCGTCGATCGCGCGACCGGCGAGCCTTTGGCCGGAAAGCGGCTGAAGCTTGCCCCGGGGCCGGCGGCGAGCGCGGCGATGTGCGAGCGCTACGCCGAAAAGCATGAGGCGTCGGCGCCGGCGCCGCGCCGGGTGAAACGCTAA
- a CDS encoding (2Fe-2S)-binding protein, giving the protein MAYTIKVNGKERTADVDGDTPLLWVLRDIFALTGTKFGCGVSLCGACTVHQDGSPIRSCITTIDSIGASAITTIEAIGETEAGAKIQKAWLATETPQCGYCQSGQIMSATALLAGNPHPSDSDIDDAMTGNICRCGTYGRIREAIKLAANDAGAVKQGG; this is encoded by the coding sequence ATGGCCTATACAATCAAAGTCAATGGCAAGGAACGAACGGCCGACGTGGATGGCGACACGCCGCTGCTTTGGGTGCTGCGCGATATTTTCGCGCTGACGGGAACAAAATTCGGCTGTGGCGTCTCGCTCTGCGGCGCCTGCACGGTGCATCAGGACGGCAGTCCGATCCGCTCTTGCATCACGACGATCGACAGCATCGGCGCCTCTGCGATCACCACGATCGAGGCGATTGGCGAGACCGAAGCGGGAGCAAAAATCCAAAAGGCCTGGCTGGCGACGGAGACGCCGCAATGCGGCTACTGCCAGTCTGGCCAGATCATGTCGGCGACGGCGCTGCTCGCCGGCAATCCACATCCCTCCGACTCCGATATCGACGACGCGATGACGGGCAATATCTGCCGCTGCGGCACCTATGGCCGCATCCGCGAGGCTATCAAGCTCGCCGCCAATGACGCCGGCGCCGTCAAGCAGGGAGGCTGA
- a CDS encoding xanthine dehydrogenase family protein molybdopterin-binding subunit: MFLDIESSGASSASPAAPSRRQFIKVSAAAGGGLLLGFHLPGAALADAAKTGAFAGFAPNAFVRIGRDGKVGIIVAQVEMGQGTFTSMPMLVAEELEVGLDQISVEQAPPDDKLYANPLLGFQVTGGSTSVRALWKPLLTTGAVARTLLIKAAAEEWKVDPSTLHADKGEVIDKASGRKLAYGALADKAATYPVPDQVPLKDPKDFKLVGTPAKRVDTHLKINGSAKYGIDVILPGMKFADVAACPIFGGKLKSVNDEKAKAVRGVRQIVKLDNAVAVVADHYGAAKKGLAALEIEWDDGPNAQFSQDELIAQMKQAATVDGAVGEKAGDSARAIAGAARKFTAVYEQPFLAHAALEPQNCTVDARKDGCDIWTGTQVITRAQAVSAKVLGLPIEKVQVHNHLIGGGFGRRLDVDAIAQAVAIAKQVEGPVKVIWSREEDIQHDVYRPYYYDVLSAGLDDKGGVAGFSHRVVGSSILARWAPPLFKNGLDSDAVEGASGPYSFDNLLVDYVRHEPPAGMTTGWWRGVGSTHNSFMVEGFVDELAAAAKKDPVEFRRALLGKAPRAKAVLDLAAEKAGWGSPLPAGSGRGVSVILAFGSYLAQVAEVSVARDGTVQVTRIVSAFDCGRQVNPNTLKAQIEGGQIFGITAALYGGITIKDGRVEQTNFDSYQLLRINEAPKMETYFIESTEPPGGAGEPGTAGIAPAVVNAIFAATGKRLRKLPIDANALKSA; this comes from the coding sequence ATGTTCCTCGACATCGAATCATCAGGCGCGTCGTCCGCCTCCCCTGCGGCGCCGTCGCGGCGCCAGTTCATCAAGGTCAGCGCCGCCGCCGGCGGCGGCCTGCTGCTCGGCTTCCATTTGCCGGGCGCCGCGCTGGCCGATGCGGCAAAGACGGGCGCCTTCGCCGGTTTCGCCCCAAACGCCTTCGTCCGCATCGGTCGCGACGGCAAAGTCGGGATCATTGTCGCGCAGGTGGAAATGGGTCAGGGCACCTTCACCTCCATGCCGATGCTGGTCGCCGAAGAACTTGAGGTCGGGCTCGACCAGATCAGCGTTGAGCAGGCGCCGCCGGACGACAAGCTCTACGCCAATCCGCTGCTCGGCTTTCAGGTGACCGGCGGCTCAACCTCCGTGCGCGCGCTGTGGAAGCCGCTGCTGACCACCGGCGCCGTGGCGCGCACGCTGCTGATCAAGGCGGCCGCCGAAGAATGGAAGGTCGATCCGTCAACTTTGCATGCCGACAAAGGCGAAGTGATCGACAAGGCCTCCGGCCGCAAGCTCGCCTATGGCGCGCTCGCGGACAAGGCCGCGACCTATCCGGTCCCGGACCAGGTTCCGTTGAAGGATCCGAAGGATTTCAAACTCGTCGGCACGCCGGCGAAGCGGGTCGATACCCATCTGAAAATCAATGGCTCGGCCAAATATGGCATCGACGTCATCCTCCCGGGGATGAAATTCGCCGACGTCGCCGCCTGCCCGATTTTTGGCGGCAAATTGAAGAGCGTCAATGACGAGAAAGCAAAGGCCGTCAGGGGCGTGCGCCAGATCGTCAAGCTTGATAACGCCGTCGCCGTCGTCGCCGATCATTATGGCGCAGCCAAGAAAGGCCTCGCCGCGCTCGAGATCGAATGGGACGACGGTCCGAACGCGCAATTCTCGCAGGACGAGCTCATCGCGCAGATGAAGCAGGCCGCGACCGTTGACGGCGCCGTCGGCGAAAAAGCCGGCGATTCGGCCCGTGCGATCGCCGGAGCGGCGCGAAAATTTACCGCCGTTTACGAGCAGCCCTTCCTCGCCCATGCCGCGCTCGAGCCACAGAACTGCACGGTCGACGCGCGCAAGGATGGCTGCGACATCTGGACCGGCACCCAGGTGATCACGCGGGCGCAGGCGGTCAGCGCCAAGGTTCTCGGCCTGCCAATCGAGAAAGTTCAGGTGCATAACCATCTGATCGGCGGCGGCTTCGGCCGCAGACTCGACGTCGACGCGATTGCGCAGGCGGTGGCCATCGCCAAACAGGTCGAAGGCCCGGTCAAGGTGATCTGGTCGCGCGAGGAAGACATCCAGCACGATGTCTACCGGCCCTACTACTATGACGTCCTGTCGGCGGGCCTCGACGACAAAGGCGGCGTCGCAGGATTCAGCCACCGCGTCGTCGGCTCCTCGATCCTGGCGCGCTGGGCCCCGCCCTTGTTCAAGAACGGGCTCGATTCCGACGCCGTCGAAGGCGCCTCTGGTCCCTACAGCTTCGACAATCTGCTCGTCGACTATGTCCGGCATGAGCCGCCCGCCGGAATGACGACTGGCTGGTGGCGCGGCGTCGGCTCGACCCACAATTCCTTCATGGTCGAAGGTTTTGTCGACGAGCTTGCGGCGGCGGCGAAGAAAGATCCGGTCGAATTTCGTCGCGCTTTGCTCGGCAAGGCTCCGCGCGCGAAAGCCGTGCTCGATCTTGCGGCGGAAAAGGCGGGTTGGGGTTCTCCGCTGCCGGCGGGCTCCGGCCGCGGCGTCTCAGTGATCTTGGCCTTCGGCAGCTATCTCGCGCAAGTCGCCGAAGTTTCGGTGGCGAGAGATGGCACGGTGCAGGTGACGCGAATCGTCTCGGCATTTGATTGCGGGCGGCAGGTGAACCCGAATACGCTGAAAGCGCAGATCGAGGGCGGCCAGATCTTTGGCATTACGGCCGCGCTCTATGGCGGAATCACCATCAAGGACGGGCGCGTGGAGCAGACCAATTTTGACAGTTACCAGTTGCTCCGAATCAATGAAGCGCCCAAGATGGAGACGTATTTTATTGAAAGTACTGAACCGCCGGGGGGAGCAGGCGAGCCTGGCACCGCCGGGATAGCGCCCGCCGTCGTCAACGCGATTTTTGCCGCGACCGGAAAGCGGCTGCGGAAACTGCCGATAGACGCCAACGCGCTAAAATCGGCCTGA
- a CDS encoding efflux RND transporter permease subunit, which produces MRFSHFFIDRPIFAAVLSIILTIAGAIAQRSLPVSEYPEIAPPTVNITTTYPGASAEVIAATVATPIEQQVNGVDDMLYITSQSTGDGRLSIDVTFKPGTNVDQAQVLVQNRVAIATPRLPEPVIRQGVTVQKASPDLMMVVHLISPDGSRSQQYISNYATLYLKDSLARVDGVGRVDIFGARDYAMRIWLDPAKVAARSLTVEEVVAALQAANLQVAAGAINQPPVSSPSAFQLSVQTLGRLTDPAQFEDIVIRSDADGYVRVRDIGRVELGAQDYTVNAYLDRDVATAMVMFQRPGSNALATAAAVLAAMETAKKDFPPGIDYTVVYNPTEFIQQSVDEVVHTLYEAIGLVVLVVIVFLQTWRAAIIPVIAIPVSLIGCFLFMSGVGLTFNTLSLFGLVLAIGIVVDDAIVVVENVERYLEHGAAPKDAAHKTMDEVGGALLAIALVLCAVFIPTAFITGLQGAFYKQFAITIASATVISAFVSLTLSPALAAILLKQRDQNPKKSGFLYRLATPLRWFFAGFNWVFEKLSAGYGALTARLIRISVVVLIVYAGLIYFAFDILNKTPTGLIPQLDRGYLIAAFQLPPGSSLDRTDKVLRQATDIILQRPGVEHAVVFAGFDGATFTNATNTGVIFVALKPFKDRVPAGLTAPKILADVRQHIAVLTDAFAFVLEPPSVPGIGTGGGLKGYVQDRSGRGLPALEGATWGLVGAIHQNPGFVQAFTLFNTKTPQIYADIDRTKAELLGVPISRVFDTLSVYMGSAYINDFNILGRTYQVTAQADNPYRLTTRDVANLKTRNANGDMVPIGSVASLNDTTGPFRVTRYNLYPAAEVQVALARGFSSGQGIAAIEALAKQTLPQGFGFEWTEIALQEKLAGNTAILAFGLAVVFVFLLLAALYESWALPFAVILIVPMCILAAMIGVTWRDFDRNILVDIGLVVLVGLAAKNAILIVEFAKQAEEEGHTRFEAAVSAARTRLRPILMTSFAFIFGVLPLARAEGAGAEMRQSLGTAVFAGMLGVTMFGLLFTPTFYVVVRGISLRLERLRGKKTPPPPGGEHGGRGDEHKAMVVKEPAGS; this is translated from the coding sequence ATGCGTTTTTCTCATTTCTTCATCGACCGTCCGATCTTCGCCGCGGTTTTGTCGATCATTCTAACGATCGCCGGCGCCATCGCGCAAAGATCGCTGCCCGTCTCCGAATATCCGGAGATTGCGCCGCCGACGGTCAACATCACGACGACCTATCCGGGCGCCTCCGCCGAAGTCATCGCGGCGACCGTCGCGACGCCGATCGAGCAGCAGGTCAACGGCGTCGACGACATGCTCTACATCACCTCGCAGTCGACCGGCGACGGGCGGCTCTCGATCGACGTGACGTTCAAGCCCGGCACGAATGTCGATCAGGCGCAGGTGCTGGTGCAAAATCGCGTCGCCATTGCGACGCCGCGTCTGCCCGAGCCGGTGATCCGGCAGGGCGTCACCGTGCAGAAGGCCTCGCCCGACCTCATGATGGTCGTGCATCTGATCTCGCCCGACGGATCGCGCAGCCAGCAATATATCTCCAATTATGCGACGCTCTATCTCAAGGATTCGCTGGCGCGCGTTGACGGCGTCGGCCGCGTCGATATTTTCGGCGCGCGCGACTACGCCATGCGCATCTGGCTCGATCCGGCGAAAGTCGCCGCGCGCAGCCTGACCGTCGAGGAAGTCGTCGCCGCCTTGCAGGCCGCCAATCTTCAGGTCGCGGCGGGCGCCATCAACCAGCCGCCGGTCTCCTCGCCATCCGCCTTCCAGCTGTCGGTGCAGACGCTGGGACGCCTGACCGATCCGGCCCAGTTCGAGGACATCGTCATCAGGTCCGACGCCGACGGCTATGTCCGCGTGCGCGACATCGGCCGCGTCGAGCTTGGCGCGCAGGATTATACCGTCAACGCCTATCTCGACCGCGACGTCGCGACGGCGATGGTGATGTTCCAGCGGCCCGGCTCGAACGCGCTGGCGACCGCGGCTGCGGTGCTCGCCGCTATGGAGACGGCGAAGAAGGATTTTCCGCCCGGCATCGATTATACCGTCGTCTATAATCCGACCGAGTTCATTCAGCAGTCCGTCGACGAGGTCGTGCACACGCTTTATGAGGCGATCGGCCTCGTCGTGCTCGTCGTCATCGTCTTCCTGCAGACCTGGCGCGCGGCGATTATTCCCGTCATCGCCATCCCGGTGTCGCTGATCGGCTGCTTCCTGTTCATGAGCGGCGTCGGCCTCACCTTCAACACGCTATCCCTGTTCGGCCTCGTGCTGGCGATCGGCATCGTCGTCGACGACGCGATCGTCGTCGTGGAAAATGTCGAACGCTATCTCGAACATGGCGCTGCGCCGAAAGACGCCGCGCATAAGACGATGGACGAGGTGGGCGGCGCGCTGCTCGCGATCGCCCTCGTGCTTTGCGCGGTGTTCATCCCGACCGCCTTCATCACCGGTCTGCAAGGCGCCTTCTACAAGCAGTTCGCCATCACCATCGCCAGCGCAACGGTCATCTCGGCCTTTGTGTCGCTGACCCTGTCTCCGGCGCTCGCCGCCATTCTGCTCAAACAGCGCGACCAGAACCCGAAAAAATCCGGATTTCTCTATCGTCTCGCAACGCCGCTTCGCTGGTTCTTCGCCGGCTTCAACTGGGTCTTTGAAAAGCTTAGCGCCGGCTATGGGGCGCTGACGGCGCGCTTGATCCGGATCAGCGTCGTCGTCCTGATCGTCTATGCGGGGCTCATCTATTTCGCCTTCGATATTCTGAACAAGACGCCGACAGGGCTCATTCCGCAGCTCGATCGCGGCTATCTTATCGCCGCCTTCCAGCTTCCGCCCGGCTCCTCGCTCGACCGCACCGACAAGGTGCTGCGGCAGGCGACCGACATTATCTTGCAGCGCCCCGGCGTCGAACATGCGGTGGTTTTCGCCGGCTTCGATGGCGCGACTTTCACCAACGCCACCAACACCGGCGTCATCTTCGTCGCGCTGAAGCCATTCAAAGACCGCGTCCCGGCGGGGCTGACGGCCCCCAAAATTCTGGCCGACGTGCGCCAGCATATTGCGGTTCTGACCGACGCCTTCGCCTTCGTGCTGGAGCCGCCTTCGGTTCCGGGCATCGGCACCGGCGGCGGCCTCAAGGGTTATGTGCAGGACCGATCGGGCCGCGGCCTGCCCGCGCTGGAAGGCGCGACCTGGGGCCTCGTCGGGGCGATCCACCAAAATCCGGGGTTCGTCCAGGCCTTCACTTTGTTCAACACCAAGACGCCGCAGATCTACGCCGATATCGATCGCACCAAGGCTGAGCTACTTGGCGTGCCGATCTCGCGCGTGTTCGACACGCTCTCCGTCTATATGGGCTCCGCCTATATCAATGATTTCAATATTCTCGGGCGCACCTACCAGGTCACGGCGCAGGCCGACAATCCCTATCGGCTGACGACGCGCGACGTCGCCAACCTCAAGACGCGCAACGCCAATGGCGATATGGTGCCGATTGGTTCGGTCGCCTCGCTGAACGACACGACCGGGCCGTTCCGCGTCACGCGCTATAACCTCTATCCCGCGGCCGAGGTGCAGGTCGCTCTGGCGCGCGGATTCTCGTCGGGGCAGGGCATCGCCGCGATCGAGGCGCTCGCCAAACAAACCCTGCCGCAGGGCTTTGGCTTCGAATGGACCGAAATCGCGCTGCAGGAAAAGCTCGCGGGCAATACGGCGATCCTCGCCTTTGGCCTTGCCGTCGTCTTCGTCTTCCTGCTGCTCGCCGCGCTCTATGAAAGCTGGGCGTTGCCCTTCGCGGTCATTCTGATCGTGCCGATGTGTATTCTGGCGGCGATGATCGGCGTCACCTGGCGCGACTTCGACCGCAACATTCTGGTCGACATCGGCCTTGTGGTGCTGGTCGGCCTTGCCGCCAAAAACGCGATTTTGATCGTCGAATTCGCCAAGCAGGCGGAGGAGGAGGGGCACACCCGCTTCGAGGCCGCGGTGTCGGCGGCGCGGACAAGATTGCGGCCGATCCTGATGACCTCCTTCGCCTTCATCTTCGGCGTTCTGCCGCTCGCCCGGGCGGAGGGCGCCGGCGCCGAAATGCGCCAGTCGCTCGGCACGGCGGTGTTCGCCGGCATGCTCGGCGTGACGATGTTCGGCCTTCTGTTCACCCCGACCTTCTATGTCGTGGTGCGCGGGATCTCGCTGCGGCTCGAGCGTTTGCGCGGCAAGAAGACGCCCCCGCCGCCGGGAGGCGAACATGGCGGCCGCGGCGACGAACACAAGGCGATGGTGGTGAAAGAGCCGGCGGGGAGTTGA
- a CDS encoding catalase: MTTTGGAPVSDNQNSITAGPRGPVLMEDYKLLEKLAHQNRERIPERTVHAKGVGAFGALTVTHDITRYTSAKLFSEIGKKTEALARFSTVAGERGAADAERDVRGFALKFYTEEGNWDLVGNNTPVFFVRDPLKFPDFIHTQKRHPKTNLRSPTAMWDFWSLSPESLHQVTILMSDRGLPQGMRHIHGFGSHTFSFINAQNQRHWVKFHFKCMQGIKNWTNREAEAVVATDRESAQRDLYDAIERRDYPKWRFFIQVMTEEQAGKTWFNPFDLTKVWPHAEFPLIEVGVLELNRNPENYFAEIEQSSFSPSNVVPGISFSPDKMLQARIFSYADAHRYRVGTHYESLPVNRPKNAVNTYHLDGPMRPDWSSNPDAYYEPNSFNGPAQTNQPEEPPLPIAGDAARYNHRDGNDDYTQPGNLFRLMSESQKQQLFHNIAEAMTGVPLFIIDRQLSHFDKADRAYGAGVRAALAEHGVLLAAE, translated from the coding sequence ATGACGACGACCGGCGGCGCGCCGGTCTCCGACAATCAGAACTCGATCACCGCCGGCCCGCGCGGGCCGGTGCTGATGGAAGATTATAAGCTGCTTGAGAAGCTTGCGCATCAAAATCGCGAACGTATTCCGGAGCGCACGGTCCACGCCAAAGGCGTCGGCGCCTTCGGCGCGCTGACCGTCACCCATGACATCACACGCTACACCAGCGCCAAGCTGTTTTCGGAAATCGGCAAGAAGACAGAGGCGCTGGCGCGCTTTTCGACCGTGGCCGGCGAGCGCGGCGCCGCCGACGCCGAACGCGACGTGCGCGGCTTCGCGCTGAAATTCTACACCGAGGAAGGCAATTGGGATCTCGTCGGCAATAACACGCCGGTGTTCTTCGTTCGCGACCCGCTGAAATTCCCGGATTTCATCCATACTCAGAAGCGTCACCCGAAGACAAATCTGCGTTCGCCGACGGCGATGTGGGATTTCTGGTCGCTTAGCCCCGAAAGCCTGCATCAGGTGACGATCTTGATGTCGGATCGCGGTCTGCCGCAGGGCATGCGCCACATCCATGGTTTCGGCTCGCACACATTCTCCTTCATCAATGCGCAGAACCAGCGCCATTGGGTGAAATTCCACTTCAAATGCATGCAGGGCATCAAGAACTGGACCAATCGCGAAGCCGAGGCCGTTGTCGCCACGGACCGCGAGAGCGCGCAGCGCGATCTTTACGACGCGATCGAGCGCCGCGACTATCCGAAGTGGCGCTTCTTCATCCAGGTCATGACGGAAGAGCAGGCCGGCAAGACTTGGTTCAATCCGTTCGACCTCACCAAAGTGTGGCCGCACGCCGAGTTCCCGCTGATCGAGGTCGGCGTTCTGGAGCTCAACCGCAACCCGGAAAATTATTTCGCAGAGATCGAGCAATCCTCCTTTTCGCCATCCAATGTCGTGCCGGGCATCAGCTTCTCGCCCGACAAGATGCTGCAGGCGCGGATCTTCTCCTATGCCGACGCGCATCGCTACCGCGTCGGCACGCATTATGAATCGCTGCCCGTCAATCGGCCCAAGAACGCCGTCAACACCTATCATCTCGACGGCCCGATGCGCCCTGACTGGTCGAGCAATCCGGACGCCTATTATGAGCCGAACTCCTTCAACGGACCGGCGCAGACCAATCAGCCGGAAGAGCCGCCGCTGCCGATCGCCGGCGACGCCGCCCGCTACAATCATCGCGACGGCAATGATGATTATACGCAGCCCGGCAATCTGTTCCGGCTGATGTCGGAGTCGCAAAAGCAGCAGCTGTTCCACAATATCGCCGAGGCGATGACGGGGGTGCCGCTGTTCATCATCGACCGCCAGCTCTCTCATTTCGACAAGGCGGACAGGGCCTATGGCGCGGGCGTGCGCGCGGCGCTCGCCGAACATGGCGTGCTGCTCGCGGCCGAATAA
- a CDS encoding efflux RND transporter periplasmic adaptor subunit, giving the protein MTPIAPARPLARLMLVIGITLGAFGAQAAEGPPPPEVTVANPLAKLVPRWDEYTGRFEPLQQVEVRPRVSGAVDTINFVDGQIVNTGDLLFVIDPRPYQIAVDSAKADVAKAKAQVEVAANDVVRAQQLVESRAITSRDVDQRKSALDIARAQQLSAEAALRNAQLNLEWTQVRAPIPGRVSDHKVDVGNLVQGGQTGATTLLTTIVTLDPIHFVFDASEADYIRYARLATAKERPSSREFKNPVMVRLADETDWTHSHAGVMDFVDNQLNSRAGTIRGRAVFENKDLFLLPGTFGRLRLFGGNINALLIPDATIVSDQASKIVMTVGPDNKVVPKAVTLGAMHEGLRVVLAGLKPDDRVIIAGIANPFVRPGAVVVPKTGEIAFPVASN; this is encoded by the coding sequence ATGACACCAATTGCTCCGGCCAGGCCGCTCGCGCGGCTGATGCTCGTCATCGGCATAACTCTTGGCGCCTTTGGCGCGCAGGCGGCGGAGGGACCGCCGCCGCCTGAAGTCACCGTCGCAAATCCGTTGGCGAAGCTGGTGCCGCGCTGGGACGAATATACCGGACGGTTCGAACCGCTGCAGCAGGTCGAGGTGCGTCCGCGCGTGTCGGGGGCGGTCGACACCATCAATTTCGTCGACGGCCAGATCGTCAATACTGGCGATCTTCTGTTCGTGATCGATCCGCGCCCCTACCAGATCGCCGTCGACAGCGCCAAAGCCGATGTCGCCAAGGCGAAGGCTCAGGTCGAGGTCGCCGCCAATGACGTCGTCCGAGCGCAGCAGCTCGTCGAAAGCCGCGCGATCACCTCGCGCGACGTCGACCAGCGCAAATCCGCGCTCGACATCGCCAGGGCGCAGCAGCTCAGCGCCGAGGCCGCGCTGCGTAACGCCCAGCTCAATCTGGAATGGACGCAGGTGCGCGCGCCGATCCCGGGACGCGTCTCGGACCATAAGGTCGACGTCGGCAATCTGGTGCAGGGCGGCCAGACCGGGGCGACGACGCTGCTCACCACCATCGTCACGCTCGATCCGATCCATTTCGTGTTCGACGCCTCGGAGGCCGATTATATTCGCTATGCCCGTCTCGCCACGGCCAAGGAGCGGCCGTCCTCGCGCGAATTCAAGAACCCGGTCATGGTGCGCCTCGCCGACGAAACCGACTGGACCCACAGCCACGCCGGCGTCATGGATTTCGTCGACAATCAGCTGAATTCGCGCGCCGGCACCATCCGCGGCCGCGCCGTGTTCGAGAACAAGGATCTGTTTCTCCTGCCCGGCACCTTCGGCCGCCTGCGTCTTTTCGGCGGCAACATCAATGCGCTGCTCATTCCCGACGCGACCATCGTCTCGGACCAGGCGAGCAAGATCGTCATGACGGTCGGCCCCGACAACAAGGTGGTCCCCAAGGCGGTGACGCTCGGCGCCATGCATGAAGGGCTTCGCGTCGTGCTCGCCGGCCTCAAGCCTGACGATCGCGTCATCATCGCCGGCATCGCCAACCCATTCGTGCGTCCAGGCGCGGTGGTCGTCCCCAAGACCGGCGAGATCGCCTTTCCTGTCGCCTCGAATTGA